The DNA region GGCCACGGCGTGGGCATCAGTCGAGTTTCCGGCTCAGGCGCCCCACCTTGCGGTCCAGCTCCTCGAGGCGGCGGTTCAGGCCGTCGAGGCCCGCGACTTTTGCCTCCAGGTCCTGGGAGTCGTGCCCGATTTCGGGCACAGGGGCCAGCACGGCCGCGCGCACGAAGTCGGAAAGACTGCGCGCCCCCTCGCGGACGGAGCGCTCCATGAGGGTGTCGTATTCCTCTTCGGAAAGCCGGACGCTCAGCACCCGGTTCCGGCACACGAATACGGGCATGATGAATTCCTGGTGTCGGCGATCGGGCGGATGCGCTCCCGCCCCTTCAGTCACAGGGAGGGGTCCCCCGGACCTCCTGGGTTGGCGCGCCAAGGCGCGCTCTGGCACGTTCCCGGTGCGAGTGGCGAGGGAGCGTGCCCGACATTCGTATGACGAGAAGCTGCGCCCCGGCCCCCGAAGGCAGGAAAAGCCCGCCCGGGGGCTCCCGGTTTCTCGTCACAGATTTTGGGGTTGTGTGAATCCGGACCTTCCGAATCCATCCGGCGCTTACAGCGCCCACCTGATCCTAGTACGATGCTCCGGTTTTGTAAACCACTTATCTTACAGGAATTGTAAATAAGTAATTGCAAAAAAAATGCAAATTTTTGCCTGCGCCCTGACGATCAGGGTTCC from Acidobacteriota bacterium includes:
- a CDS encoding ribbon-helix-helix protein, CopG family; the encoded protein is MPVFVCRNRVLSVRLSEEEYDTLMERSVREGARSLSDFVRAAVLAPVPEIGHDSQDLEAKVAGLDGLNRRLEELDRKVGRLSRKLD